The Algoriphagus sanaruensis genome window below encodes:
- a CDS encoding YceI family protein: MKAKLILLLLASYLWMPLAGAQSLYGTSTGQVKIYSDTPLETIEALNQKVGALINLESGDLAVQMKITDFNFPNKLMQEHFNENYMESEKYPMANFKGKITQKIDPAQSGTVTLKASGTMTIHGVSRPASIEGKATLGKNTIELEFRFMVKPEEYKVEIPSLVITKIAEDIEVSGKLNLIERSAL; encoded by the coding sequence ATGAAAGCGAAACTGATTTTATTGCTCTTAGCATCTTATCTCTGGATGCCTTTAGCTGGTGCACAATCTCTGTATGGGACCAGTACCGGGCAGGTAAAAATTTACTCGGATACTCCTTTGGAAACTATCGAAGCCTTGAATCAAAAAGTAGGAGCTTTGATCAATTTGGAGTCGGGTGATTTGGCCGTTCAAATGAAAATCACGGACTTTAACTTTCCAAATAAACTCATGCAAGAGCATTTTAATGAGAATTATATGGAGAGTGAAAAATACCCGATGGCGAATTTTAAAGGGAAAATCACCCAAAAAATAGATCCGGCTCAATCGGGAACGGTGACACTCAAAGCATCGGGTACCATGACTATTCACGGTGTTTCTCGTCCGGCTTCGATTGAAGGAAAAGCCACTTTAGGAAAAAATACGATTGAACTTGAATTCCGATTTATGGTCAAGCCGGAAGAATATAAGGTCGAAATTCCGTCCTTGGTGATTACCAAAATAGCGGAAGACATAGAAGTCTCCGGAAAATTAAATCTCATTGAAAGATCTGCCCTTTGA
- a CDS encoding DUF5777 family beta-barrel protein, whose translation MSLKQKIRLMVALLAWCGSVGISSEVHAQDDLLDMLNQEQSKDPVFTQASFKATRLINGQTIETISKNHLNFWISHRFGAVNSGFIQNFFGLDEAKIRLGLEYGITDRWLVGAGRSSLEKTYDLYTKYKVLRQSTAFPVTVTALGGWGIVTMPDTYVMDSGNEMSFTSNLQRYSYWSQILIGRKFNDRLSLQVVPTWVHINKTEKSVISNDQLALGFGGRFKLTKRFTLSGEYYYALTDPNAYLVGTGKSYPYHNALSVGVDIETGGHVFQLHFTNSRAMIERQFITQTSGAWEKGDIFYGFNISRTFSFDKGAKNKDK comes from the coding sequence ATGAGTTTAAAGCAAAAAATAAGGTTGATGGTAGCCTTACTCGCTTGGTGTGGAAGCGTAGGGATTTCTTCGGAAGTCCATGCGCAGGATGATCTTTTGGATATGTTAAATCAGGAACAATCCAAAGATCCCGTTTTCACCCAAGCGAGTTTTAAAGCTACTCGTTTGATCAATGGACAAACGATCGAAACCATTTCCAAGAATCATTTGAATTTTTGGATTTCTCATCGTTTTGGTGCGGTAAATAGCGGATTTATTCAAAACTTCTTTGGATTGGATGAAGCAAAAATCAGACTTGGATTAGAATATGGAATTACGGATCGATGGCTTGTAGGTGCTGGAAGAAGCAGTTTGGAGAAGACCTATGACCTCTACACCAAATACAAAGTGCTGAGACAGTCCACTGCATTTCCAGTTACAGTGACAGCATTGGGTGGTTGGGGAATTGTTACTATGCCTGATACCTATGTGATGGATTCCGGAAATGAAATGAGCTTCACTTCTAACCTCCAGCGGTATTCCTATTGGAGTCAAATTTTGATTGGTCGAAAGTTCAATGATCGACTTTCACTTCAGGTAGTCCCAACTTGGGTTCATATCAACAAAACTGAAAAATCAGTCATTTCCAATGATCAATTGGCACTTGGTTTTGGTGGAAGATTTAAGCTGACCAAACGGTTCACTCTTTCAGGTGAATATTATTATGCTTTGACTGATCCGAATGCCTATCTGGTAGGTACAGGTAAGTCCTATCCTTATCACAATGCACTCTCAGTTGGGGTGGATATTGAAACTGGAGGCCATGTTTTCCAGCTTCATTTCACCAATTCAAGGGCTATGATTGAGCGTCAGTTTATTACCCAGACCTCTGGAGCATGGGAAAAAGGAGATATTTTCTACGGATTCAATATTTCCAGAACATTCAGCTTTGACAAAGGCGCAAAAAATAAAGACAAATGA
- a CDS encoding SulP family inorganic anion transporter, with amino-acid sequence MKTTSKLQIPKDGLAGLKENFSSDAIAGFVVFLLAMPLSLGIAKASDFPPIMGLVTAIIGGIVVSFFAGSRLTIKGPAAGLIVVVAGAVADFGGGELGWKLALGAMVVAGLVQVGFGLLKLGKLADIFPLSAIHGMLAAIGLIIIFKQIPVLLNVDPGLYKGLGIISMMTSIPTFFMNLDPKATLVGVISLAIMMGWPYLKNYKLGKVPAPLMVLLIAIPAELAMDFEHTEPAYALLHIGNLVDNVKFNADFSGISQAGIFIKYVIMFALVGTLESLLTVKAIDLTDPFKRRSNNDKDLIAVGIGNTFSALLGGLPMISEVARSSANVNNGAKTRWANFFHGFFILVFVLVATPVIEMIPNAALAAMLITVGIKLAHPKEFVHTFKIGKEQLAIFLVTIAFTLFEDLLVGIAAGIVLKMVIHLINGTPLSSFVKAPTLVSFEGNNYLVEIDKAAVFSNFLGIKRKLEEIPSGFNVTIDLKNTKLVDHSVMENLEHFKHEYEDNGGHVSIIGLDKHRPVSDHHLAARKLSKA; translated from the coding sequence ATGAAAACAACATCAAAACTACAAATTCCAAAAGACGGTCTAGCGGGTCTTAAGGAAAATTTCTCCTCTGATGCTATCGCAGGATTTGTCGTATTTCTATTGGCAATGCCACTCAGCTTGGGGATTGCTAAGGCTTCAGACTTTCCTCCAATAATGGGATTGGTTACCGCAATTATCGGTGGTATTGTCGTTAGTTTCTTTGCAGGTTCACGACTCACCATCAAAGGACCAGCTGCAGGTCTTATTGTCGTTGTAGCTGGAGCAGTTGCAGACTTTGGTGGCGGTGAATTGGGCTGGAAACTAGCCCTTGGTGCTATGGTGGTAGCTGGTTTGGTTCAAGTTGGCTTTGGGTTATTGAAGCTAGGTAAACTAGCAGATATCTTCCCGCTTTCCGCAATTCACGGCATGTTGGCAGCGATTGGATTGATTATCATTTTCAAGCAGATTCCTGTGCTTTTAAATGTTGATCCAGGATTGTATAAAGGTTTGGGAATCATCAGTATGATGACTTCAATTCCTACTTTCTTTATGAATTTGGATCCAAAAGCTACCTTGGTTGGTGTGATCAGTTTGGCGATCATGATGGGCTGGCCTTACTTGAAAAATTACAAGTTGGGTAAAGTACCAGCTCCCCTGATGGTTTTGTTGATTGCTATTCCTGCGGAGTTGGCCATGGATTTTGAACATACTGAGCCAGCTTATGCCTTGTTGCATATCGGTAATTTGGTTGATAATGTGAAGTTTAACGCAGATTTCAGCGGAATTTCTCAAGCAGGTATTTTCATTAAGTATGTGATCATGTTTGCTTTGGTCGGTACCCTAGAATCCCTTCTTACAGTAAAAGCAATTGATTTGACCGATCCATTCAAAAGAAGATCAAACAATGACAAAGACCTGATTGCAGTTGGTATCGGAAATACCTTTAGTGCTCTTTTGGGAGGTCTTCCTATGATTTCAGAGGTGGCTCGTAGTTCGGCCAATGTGAACAACGGTGCTAAAACTCGTTGGGCCAACTTCTTCCATGGATTCTTTATTCTCGTATTCGTTTTGGTGGCCACACCAGTAATTGAGATGATTCCAAATGCAGCCTTGGCAGCGATGTTGATTACTGTAGGGATCAAATTAGCTCACCCTAAAGAGTTTGTCCATACCTTCAAAATTGGTAAAGAGCAATTGGCAATTTTCTTAGTAACCATCGCATTTACCTTGTTTGAAGACCTTTTGGTTGGTATTGCAGCAGGGATTGTATTGAAAATGGTCATTCACCTAATCAATGGTACTCCGCTTAGCTCATTTGTCAAGGCACCGACATTGGTTTCTTTTGAAGGAAATAACTACTTGGTTGAAATTGACAAAGCTGCTGTTTTCTCCAATTTCTTAGGGATCAAGCGTAAGTTGGAGGAGATTCCTTCTGGATTCAATGTGACCATTGACTTGAAAAACACCAAACTAGTAGACCACTCAGTGATGGAAAATTTGGAGCATTTCAAGCATGAATATGAAGATAATGGCGGCCATGTAAGTATCATTGGTCTAGATAAGCACCGTCCGGTTTCGGATCACCATTTGGCAGCCAGAAAACTGTCCAAAGCCTAA
- a CDS encoding ubiquinol-cytochrome c reductase iron-sulfur subunit → MDEKMNRLEFLKSLGFKGASLMAVFCAAGALQSCLNESMDPATSNTGGSGSTSSFTLDLSTAAYSALNTVGKYVVANRIVIARISDTAFAAVTQVCSHEGKVKVYYRSGEFYCPEHGARFDTSGKGLNGNGSRGLRTYATELNGSILTVFYS, encoded by the coding sequence ATGGATGAAAAAATGAACCGCCTTGAGTTTCTAAAATCTCTTGGCTTCAAAGGAGCTTCCTTAATGGCTGTGTTTTGTGCAGCTGGAGCGCTTCAAAGTTGTTTAAATGAAAGTATGGATCCGGCTACTTCAAATACAGGTGGATCGGGATCTACTTCTTCTTTCACGCTCGATTTGAGTACGGCTGCCTATTCGGCTTTAAATACTGTTGGAAAGTATGTTGTTGCAAATCGGATTGTAATAGCTCGAATCTCAGACACTGCTTTCGCGGCAGTTACCCAAGTATGCTCCCACGAGGGAAAAGTAAAAGTGTACTACCGAAGTGGTGAATTTTATTGCCCGGAGCATGGGGCAAGGTTTGATACTTCTGGGAAAGGGCTGAATGGAAATGGTTCTAGAGGATTAAGGACCTATGCGACGGAATTGAATGGATCCATTTTAACCGTCTTTTATTCATGA
- a CDS encoding site-2 protease family protein, with protein sequence MYKSKDYLIHIGLFLLTLITTTLAGGEWVYGKSILASEEGFLTWEYFVKSMAFSIPFIGILLVHELGHFFTSMYHKVKCTLPYFIPAWLGFLGAPSIGTFGAIIRMKSHVNSRRKFFDIGVAGPLAGFVVALGILIYGFVTLPPADFIYSVHPEYADPNFQGYGEDVLEFELGGNLLFWILEHTLADPDRMPNMGEVIHYPFLFAGYLALFFTALNLLPIGQLDGGHVMFGLFPKSHKKISFVIYTGFLTYAGLGAISPAMPASELIVWIPLYLGFLFLSYAKSGLNTLNKASLIFSIAAAQYAIAFLKPEWQGYQGWLFFAFLLGRVMGIYHPEVTGNVPLNTSRKWIGWLAVIIFILCFSPRPFNFS encoded by the coding sequence ATGTATAAATCGAAGGATTACCTCATTCATATCGGGCTTTTTCTGTTAACCCTGATAACTACTACTCTTGCTGGTGGAGAATGGGTATATGGAAAATCCATTTTGGCTTCCGAAGAAGGATTTTTGACTTGGGAGTATTTTGTAAAATCCATGGCATTTTCCATTCCCTTTATTGGGATTTTACTTGTACACGAACTCGGACACTTTTTCACCTCGATGTATCACAAAGTCAAGTGTACCCTACCCTATTTTATTCCCGCTTGGTTGGGATTTTTGGGAGCGCCTTCGATTGGTACTTTTGGGGCGATTATTCGAATGAAAAGTCATGTCAACAGTCGTAGAAAATTCTTTGATATTGGCGTGGCGGGTCCTTTGGCGGGTTTTGTAGTAGCGCTTGGAATATTGATTTATGGTTTTGTCACCTTGCCACCAGCAGATTTTATTTATTCCGTTCATCCGGAATACGCTGACCCAAATTTTCAAGGATATGGAGAAGATGTTTTGGAATTTGAACTGGGAGGCAACCTCCTTTTTTGGATTTTGGAGCATACCCTTGCTGATCCGGACCGTATGCCCAATATGGGTGAAGTCATCCACTATCCCTTCTTATTTGCAGGCTATTTAGCTTTGTTTTTCACGGCTTTAAATCTATTGCCAATCGGCCAGCTCGATGGAGGGCATGTGATGTTTGGTCTATTTCCTAAATCCCATAAAAAAATCTCCTTCGTCATTTATACTGGATTTTTGACTTATGCTGGATTGGGAGCAATTTCACCAGCCATGCCGGCATCGGAACTGATTGTTTGGATTCCCCTATACCTTGGATTCTTATTTCTTTCTTATGCTAAATCAGGTCTGAATACCCTGAATAAAGCATCCTTGATTTTCAGTATTGCGGCTGCGCAATATGCTATCGCATTCCTTAAACCAGAATGGCAAGGCTATCAAGGATGGCTGTTTTTTGCGTTTTTATTGGGAAGGGTGATGGGAATTTATCATCCTGAGGTAACAGGAAATGTCCCATTAAACACAAGCCGAAAATGGATCGGCTGGTTAGCCGTTATCATTTTTATCCTTTGCTTCTCCCCTCGTCCTTTCAACTTCAGTTAA
- a CDS encoding proton-conducting transporter membrane subunit, producing MELSFWIQLMIGIPMLGFLISLMVPESKETLLSRVAFYTAGLNLFSMLVFLTFWAIQGFPTLNLKEVVLYQNAHFEFLVDFFFDRVGAVYVVIGAVLTFLITFYSRYYLHRERGYKRFFNTVLFFYLGFNITVLAGNFETLFVGWEILGLSSFLLVAFYRENLLPTRNSIKVFSIYRIGDVGLILAMWASHHLWHENITFMKLNNAELVSQHLQGHTGIGVFIALMLLLAAAAKSAQFPFSSWLPRAMEGPTPSSAIFYGSLSVHLGVFLLLRTFPFWENQIIVRVLIGMMGLATAIVSTMVARVQTSVKTQIGYSSLTQIGIMFIEVALGLEALALIHFTGNAFLRTYQLLVSPSVVSYLIREQFYGFEPKKFQTESSWMHRMRVSFYVWSLKEWNLDRFINRVVFNPMKRLGHKLDFLSYRSVLFYFIPSYLIGLYLLIQGYHLPDQVHGLLPLVFAFIALLMVLKSFTERKSARLSWTMLVMNHFWMVLAIAENENFSLEEISVYLSGVVLFGVSGLLVISWMKRKLGQSGLYQYQGYVRSYPFVAFLFLLSVLGLMGFPISPTFIGEDLLFSHIHEDQYLLAFFAALAFVMEGISAVRIFARLFMGTKISSSESPKLMKTLRSKLLGKTSQKSSISSSQL from the coding sequence ATGGAACTCTCATTTTGGATTCAACTCATGATCGGGATACCGATGCTTGGGTTTTTGATTAGTTTGATGGTTCCTGAATCCAAGGAAACACTCTTGTCACGAGTAGCCTTTTATACGGCAGGGCTTAACCTGTTTAGCATGCTTGTCTTTCTCACGTTTTGGGCGATTCAAGGATTTCCTACTCTCAACCTCAAAGAAGTGGTCCTGTATCAAAATGCTCATTTTGAGTTTTTGGTGGACTTCTTTTTTGATCGAGTAGGGGCCGTGTATGTGGTTATCGGTGCGGTTTTGACGTTCTTAATTACGTTCTACAGCCGTTATTACCTTCATCGTGAAAGGGGTTACAAGCGATTTTTCAATACAGTATTATTCTTTTATTTAGGATTTAATATCACTGTATTGGCAGGAAACTTCGAAACGCTATTTGTGGGTTGGGAAATCCTCGGACTTTCATCGTTTTTGTTGGTTGCTTTCTACCGAGAAAACCTCCTTCCAACAAGAAACTCCATCAAGGTATTCTCCATCTATCGAATCGGTGATGTGGGCTTGATATTGGCCATGTGGGCAAGTCACCACTTGTGGCATGAAAATATCACCTTCATGAAACTCAATAATGCCGAATTGGTATCCCAGCACCTTCAGGGTCATACTGGAATTGGGGTCTTCATCGCATTGATGCTATTGCTTGCGGCGGCAGCTAAATCTGCTCAGTTTCCGTTTTCGAGCTGGCTTCCAAGAGCGATGGAAGGCCCGACTCCTTCTTCCGCCATTTTCTATGGTTCTCTCTCGGTTCATTTGGGAGTATTTCTTCTCCTTCGGACTTTCCCGTTCTGGGAAAATCAAATTATTGTCCGAGTATTGATTGGAATGATGGGTTTGGCAACGGCAATTGTTTCTACAATGGTTGCCCGGGTTCAAACTTCAGTAAAAACCCAAATTGGGTATTCCTCCCTAACTCAAATAGGGATCATGTTTATCGAAGTGGCTTTGGGACTTGAGGCTTTAGCATTGATTCACTTTACCGGTAATGCTTTCCTAAGAACGTATCAATTGCTCGTTTCTCCATCAGTTGTCAGCTACTTGATTCGAGAGCAGTTCTATGGATTCGAGCCTAAAAAATTCCAGACTGAAAGCTCATGGATGCACAGAATGCGAGTTTCTTTCTATGTGTGGAGTTTGAAAGAATGGAACCTGGATCGATTTATCAATCGCGTGGTGTTTAATCCCATGAAGCGATTGGGACATAAGCTTGATTTCTTGAGCTATCGTTCGGTTTTATTCTACTTCATTCCCAGCTATTTGATCGGGCTTTATCTCCTGATTCAGGGCTATCATCTGCCGGATCAGGTGCATGGACTTCTTCCTTTGGTATTTGCATTTATCGCCTTGTTGATGGTCCTTAAATCATTTACTGAGCGAAAGTCAGCACGATTAAGCTGGACGATGCTGGTGATGAACCACTTCTGGATGGTCTTGGCGATCGCCGAAAATGAAAACTTCTCCTTGGAAGAAATTTCAGTCTACCTCAGTGGAGTCGTTTTATTCGGTGTTTCTGGGCTTTTGGTGATTTCTTGGATGAAGCGCAAATTGGGTCAATCAGGATTATATCAATACCAAGGATATGTAAGAAGCTACCCATTTGTAGCATTCTTATTTCTATTGAGTGTCCTGGGGCTGATGGGCTTCCCAATTTCTCCAACCTTTATCGGTGAAGATTTGCTCTTCAGCCATATTCATGAAGATCAGTATTTATTGGCCTTTTTCGCAGCATTAGCCTTCGTTATGGAGGGGATTTCTGCGGTGAGAATCTTCGCAAGATTATTCATGGGAACCAAAATATCGTCTTCAGAAAGTCCTAAGCTCATGAAGACTTTACGATCTAAATTATTGGGAAAAACTTCTCAAAAATCCTCTATTTCCTCCTCTCAACTTTGA